The following proteins come from a genomic window of Anabas testudineus chromosome 3, fAnaTes1.2, whole genome shotgun sequence:
- the eva1a gene encoding protein eva-1 homolog A — protein sequence MSAPTTASPNLEVKVVSQEMALLSNILAAYTFIADQPERTALVFLGGVCVGLLVTLVAIVFQIHCRADCHYGNTNNPNHRQRNRQHHPRRRHCPHHQHSDSHPDSAAVVASPGAGPAGDSESEEWDETSDLSARRRRRFERALLHATMFTSAEELDRAQRLEERERILREIWMNGQPDISTVTQSLNRYY from the exons ATGAGCGCTCCAACAACAGCGAGTCCAAACCTGGAGGTGAAGGTGGTGTCTCAGGAGATGGCTTTGCTTAGCAACATACTGGCCGCTTACACCTTCATTGCAG ACCAACCCGAGCGGACAGCACTGGTGTTTCtcggtggtgtgtgtgttggcctCCTTGTCACACTGGTCGCCATCGTCTTCCAGATACACTGTCGAGCAGACTGCCACTATGGCAACACCAACAACCCCAACCATCGCCAGAGGAACAGGCAGCATCACCCTCGCCGTCGTCACTGTCCCCACCATCAGCACAGCGACAGTCACCCAgacagtgctgctgttgtggcTTCACCAGGGGCCGGGCCTGCTGGGGACAGCGAGTCCGAGGAGTGGGACGAGACGTCTGACCTCTCTGCACGACGACGCAGGCGGTTTGAGAGAGCTCTGCTGCACGCCACCATGTTCACATCAGCTGAgg AGCTGGATCGCGCCCAGCGGTTAGAAGAGCGGGAAAGGATTCTCCGTGAGATCTGGATGAACGGACAACCTGACATCAGCACAGTCACTCAAAGCCTCAACAGATATTActga